The Apium graveolens cultivar Ventura chromosome 6, ASM990537v1, whole genome shotgun sequence genome contains a region encoding:
- the LOC141665166 gene encoding uncharacterized protein LOC141665166 — translation MVSGEDIDYRMASLEIDEEENEAFVLDGDVDEKANKYELCLVGRLLTEKSINVRAMKSKLADVWRPAMGLSIKDLDQGCFLFQFYRKEDMQWVLKGGPWSFDNAMVALETVEAGQNPASIKPCFLSIWIQLYNLPVGYMLETVGKQLGNFFGVFLEYDVKNSTSIWRECMRVRIKLDVRKPIKRKKKIVKKDGQEFTVECKYERLGEFCFTCGLVSHTDRFCRNAMEKGVEVVTKEWGSWLRAPPRRVAGQVQSKWLRDEGDDTWEARIGRENFAGEVFSNKGKEIMKVSDHRVGSATNVREGSKQIDINGANFKGYLTTSNILYELNEEDGEDIQLEDRKRRRGVTDGLGHMEIDSGQQLNIVQAIQNQEEAAISNGDLSVSNQTSPAELAKQASHHQ, via the coding sequence ATGGTAAGTGGGGAAGACATCGATTATCGTATGGCGTCCTTGGAGATTGACGAggaagaaaatgaagcatttgTGTTGGATGGAGATGTGGATGAGAAAGCTAATAAATATGAGCTCTGTCTTGTGGGTCGGTTGCTAACAGAGAAGAGTATAAACGTACGAGCCATGAAGTCGAAATTAGCAGACGTCTGGAGACCAGCAATGGGCTTAAGTATTAAGGATCTTGATCAAGGTTGTTTTCTGTTCCAGTTTTACAGAAAGGAAGATATGCAATGGGTTTTAAAAGGGGGTCCATGGTCTTTCGATAATGCGATGGTGGCTTTGGAAACAGTGGAGGCAGGTCAGAATCCAGCGAGTATTAAGCCATGTTTTCTGAGCATTTGGATTCAACTTTACAATCTCCCGGTTGGGTACATGCTGGAAACGGTGGGGAAGCAGTTGGGAAACTTCTTTGGTGTATTCTTGGAGTATGATGTTAAAAACAGTACGTCAATCTGGCGGGAATGTATGAGGGTCCGAATAAAATTGGATGTTAGGAAGCCGATcaaaaggaagaagaaaatagTTAAGAAAGATGGGCAGGAATTTACAGTTGAGTGCAAATATGAACGTTTGGGGGAATTTTGTTTCACTTGTGGTTTGGTAAGTCACACGGATAGATTCTGCAGAAATGCAATGGAGAAAGGGGTTGAGGTGGTAACGAAGGAATGGGGGAGTTGGCTGAGGGCTCCGCCGCGTAGGGTGGCAGGGCAGGTACAGAGTAAATGGCTAAGGGATGAAGGTGATGACACGTGGGAGGCTAGGATTGGTAGAGAGAATTTTGCGGGGGAAGTTTTTTCAAATAAAGGAAAGGAGATAATGAAGGTGAGTGATCATCGGGTGGGGAGTGCAACAAACGTCCGTGAAGGTAGCAAACAGATTGATATAAATGGAGCTAATTTTAAGGGATATTTAACCACGTCAAATATTCTTTATGAGCTAAATGAGGAGGATGGTGAGGATATACAGTTAGAGGACCGAAAAAGAAGGAGAGGAGTAACAGATGGGTTGGGCCACATGGAGATTGATTCGGGCCAACAACTTAACATTGTTCAGGCAATTCAGAATCAAGAAGAGGCTGCTATTTCTAATGGGGATTTATCAGTTTCTAACCAAACTAGTCCGGCTGAGCTTGCAAAGCAAGCCAGCCATCATCAATGA